The Nocardia sp. NBC_00508 nucleotide sequence TCGCCCAGGGCGGTTCCGTCGTCGCCGCTGAGCTCATGCGCCATCGCGGTCGCCGATGCCAGCAGGGAATCACGAGATCGGGCGGAGAGCACCAGCAACTCCGTCCGGCCGTGGTGCGGCATCGGTGGCCGAGCGGCACCTCGGGTGTACAGCGCACCCAATGAATCGATCAGCGTCGAGCAATCGCGGTCGCCTCGGCGCAATGTCGGCAGTGCCGTGCCACCGTTCTGCTCGACCACCGACGTGAGAATCGGATGCGGGCCGACGTCGATGAAGACTTGACTGCCCTCGCCGAGCAACCACCCCATTGTGGTTCGGAATCGCCACGGTTCGCGTTCGGTGCGCACCCAGTGCTCGGCATCGAGGTGCGTGCCGTCCATTCGCTCGCCGGTGACCGAGGAATAGAACGGTATTCGGGTCTCGCCGGGCTGCAGATCGGTGAGCGCGGCCCGCAAATCGGGCAGCACCGGATCCACATAGGGGCAGTGCGAGGCATAGTCGACCCTGATCAGCGCCGACGCGATCGATCGCGCGGTGAGTTCGTCCCGCATCGCCTCGATTGCTGCTCGGTCACCGGAGACCACCGTGGATTCCGGGCCTGCGGCGCCCGCGACCCATACCCGACCACCGTGTCGGGATACCAGTTCGTTCGCGTCCGCAACGGACAGGTCCAGCACGGCCATGGCGCCGTGGCCGGAGAGGCTGCCGGCCAACGTGCTTCGCCGACACATGATCAACACGGCGTCGTCGAGGCCGATCGCACCGGCGACGTGCGCGGCGGCGACCTCACCCATGCTCATCCCGGCTACGGCATCCGGCTCGACCCCGTGTGATCGCCACAGGTCGGTCAGTGCGACCTGCATCGCGAAAATCGCGGGTTGGGCCAGCTCGGTGCGCTCGATCCAGCGCTCGTCGGCCGAGGTCAGCAGGCGGGTGAGGGACCAGTCGACGTGCCGGCGCAACGCGGTCTCGCACCGGCTGATCGCCGACCGGAACGTGGGCTCGCGCAGCAACCACGCACCCATCCCGGTCCATTGCGAACCCTGCCCGCCGAACAGGAACGTGATTCTCGGCCGGTCGCCTTCGACTTCCCCGGTACTGACTCCGGCTCCGGCGTAGCCGTTGAGGAATTTCTCTGTGGCCGAAGCGAGATCGTCGTGGTCGCGAACGGACAGCGCGAGCCGGTGCGCGCCGTCTGCCTTCGCCCGAGCGGCGGCGCACAACTGAGCGAGCGATGACCGGTCCCGAGGTGTCGCCAGCTCTCGCGCCGCAGCACGAAGGCCGTCTTCGCTGTCCGCGGCAAGCGGCAGCAGGTGGACCGGAGCGTCCTCGCCGCTCTCGAGGACCACATGGCAGTTCGTACCACCGAAACCGAATGCGCTCACCCCGGCGACCAGGCGGCCTCCCGCGTCACCTTGCCACTTCTCCGGCCGCGAAAGGACCCGCAAACCCCATTCATCGAAGGGGATGTGCGGACTGGCCTGCTCGAACTGGCCGGACGGCGGCAGGGTGCGATGCCGCATCGCCAGCAGCACCTTGATCAGCCCGGCGATCCCAGCTGCCGGTTCGAGATGTCCGATCGCGCTCTTGACCGAACCGATCGGCAGCAACCGGTCGTGCGGCCGGCCCGCGCCGAGCACCGCGCCCAGCGCGCTTGCCTCGATCGGGTCACCCAGCGCCGTTCCTGTCCCGTGCGCTTCGACGTACCCGACATCTGCAGGCGCAATCCCCGCTCGGCGGTACGCGTTGCGCAGCAAGGATTCCTGGGCCAGCAAGCTCGGCGCGGTCAGGCCATTGGTGAACCCGTCGTGATTCACCGCGCTGCTCTTGAGCACGCCGTGAATCGGATTGCCGTCGGCGAGTGCGCGGTCGAGTGGCTTCAGCACGATCATTCCGGCGCCCTCGCCGCGGCCGTATCCATCGGCACGCGCATCGAATGCCTTGGAACGCCCGTCTGGCGCCAGCGCGCCGAGCCGCGCCAGCGCGTGCACCGTATCCTGCGCCAGCATCAGACTCACGCCACCGGCCAGCGCGATATCACACTCGCCCGCCCGCAGGCTCTGCGCCGCAAGGTGCACGGCGACGAGTGACGAGGAGCACGCGGTGTTCACCAGCAGGCTCGGCCCGCGGGCACCCAGCGTGTACGACAACCGCGCGGGAATGATGCTCGGATCGCCTCCCGCCAGGGTGTGTTCGGTGACCAGATTCGGGTCGGCGCGAATCCCCGCCCCGTACTCGCTCCACATCGCACCGACGAACGCTCCGGTCCGGCTGCCACCGAGAGTGCCGGTCGGAATGCCTGCGTCATCGAGAGCTTCCTGCATCAATTCGAGCATCAGCCGTTGCTGCGGGTCGACGTGTGGAGCCTCGCGGGGAGAGATACCGAAGAACTCGGGATCGAACTCGTCGATCCGGTCGAGGAACCCGCCGCGTGGCGGACCGTCCTCGGCCCACCGGCCCTCCGGCGGTTCGGTCAGCGCATCCGTACCCGCGCTGAGGAGTTGCCAGAATGCCGCCGCGTCGGGAGCGCCAGGGAAGCGGCAGGAAAGACCGACGATCGCGATCGGTTGCCGCTCCGGGACCGGGGACTCGTGCTGTTCTTGCGGCTCCGACCTGGCCCCGGTGAGCCAGCCCGCCAGGGCATTTGGTGTCGGATACGCCCACAACAGAGCTGGCGACACCGGTTGGCCGCCTGCCTCGCTCAATTCACCGGCGAGCATCGTCAACGTCCGTGAATCGAGCCCATAGCGAGTAAACGGTTGGCGTCCGTCGATCGCACCGGGATCCAACCCGCTCAGTGCCGCGGTTCTGGCGACGAGCCAATCCCGCACGTCCTCCATAGAATTGGACCGCATAAGCCGGGCCACCTCCAACACGCAACAAACCCTCATCGTCGCGTGGCCCTGTGCCCTCCTACGGCGGCACGCCCGAGGATAGTATCCCGCCCGCTAACCCCTGTATAGACCGAATGGTCTTGTTCCCGGGCCCTTGAATTCACAAGGCGCGGCTGCTTCCCTGGCGTGGCAGGACTCGGATGGCGACGCTCCCGCGGAACAGTTCGACACGGAGCGAGTCCTTGACCGCGTGCCTGCCGTTCCACGCCGACACGACGACACGGACCGTCCAGACACTGCCCCGATTTCGGTGGGACTCCGAGTTCCGCCTCCGGTGTCGTAGTCCCCCGCTGGCGGAGGCTGGGCTGATGTGCGGTATTCCGCTGGATGTGCCCGGTGCGAACCGGGTGTCCGCGATCGGCCGGGCCCGGACCGCCGTTATCGCGTAGGCTGCTTCGAGTCGCAGTGTCAGCAAGGAGTTTCGCGCAATGGGCCAACCGTTTCAGCCCGGACCGCCGCCGCAGAATCCGCCGCTGCCACCAGGTCAGGGGTGGGGAGCAGCGCTCGTAGGCCCACCTGTCGGACAGCCAGTTCCGGGCTATCGGCCGGGCGGCGGACGGGGTGCGGCCGATGCGATAGCCGCGGCCGCATTGGCGCTGGCGGCGATCCTGTATCTCGTGCGCAGGATCTGGTCCTACGTTCAGTTCGGCAAGTTCTTCTCCAGCGACGTCATTCTGATCATCAACGTTCTGTTCGCCCTGTTCGCCGCGATTCTGCTGCTCACGGCGAGCAAGCCCGCGACCGCCCGGATCGTCGGCGGGATCGCAGCCGGTATGACGTTCGCGCCCAATGCCAGTTACGTCTCCAGCGCCTTCGATCGCAGTTTCCGGGCCGGCCGCAGCGCGTGGGAAGACGGTGGTTGGCTATCGATCCCGGTGACACTTATCGCGCTCGTCGCAATCGGCGCACTGCTCGCGGCGGCGTCCAGCGTGGGATCGCAGCGCGTCGCAGGAGCTGGCTTCCAGCCTTCGAACCCGTGGCCTCATCCACCGATGGGCCAACCGTCCGCCCACTACCCCAGCCAGCACCAGCCGCCACCACAGTGAGCCTCCCCTGGGGAGCGCGCGCTCAACGGGCGGCCATCTCGCCGTCCGACGACCGCGTCGCAGACAACGCTCGTAGGGGACGTGATCGGCGCGGCTGCCCGACGAGTGGCCGGGGACGACTTTCCATGTGTGAGGGCCGGACAGCCGCGTGGGCTCAGCGCAAGCGAGCCGAAATGGTGCTGGCGACGTCGATGGTCTTGGCGCAGATGTCCCAGTCGACACCAGCGCTGACGCCGGGGGCGGCGATTCCGAGGTAGAACGATCCGCCTGAGGCCACCGAGACGTAGACCGAGCAGCTGCCGTTGCGGCTGTCGGGACGGATGCTGGGCGCCAGCGTGGCCCGGCGACCCTCGATCGTGATGATCTGCTCGAGCGGATCACGCACCCTGCGTTGATCCAGATCGCTGAGATCGCTGGTCTGCGGGGCGAATCGGATGGTGAAGCTGCCCGAAAGCCCAGTTTGGATGGAGAACCAGGTGCAGCTGGGCAGCTGCTGCGGAGGCGTGGTGGGCTTTGGGTCGGGTTGGAGGACGAAGCGGGCGGTATCGTCCGCGCCCAGCACACTGCACGGGTGGTAGGTGAGATCAGCCAGCGTCCATGGCGGCAACGGCGCCGGCGAGGTAGTGGCGGCGCTCGACGACGCGCCCGGTCGCGGGGATTCGTCGTTGCGACACGCGGCGACCGGCACGACCGCCGTCACGGCAGCCACCACCGCGAGCGCGCACCGGCAGCGACCACGCATAGAATTCGACATCACCCCATCGCTCCGATCACACCAGATCGGCTACGCCGTGAACAGCGCAGCGAGCAGCAGCATCGAGGTGATGACGCACGCCGGTGTCGCGATCCTGATGGCGCGCCTCCTACCTTTCCTGGGGAAGGCGCAGGGAAGCGTCAGAGCGCAAACGACTCCGGCGAAAACGGCCAGCATCGTTCCGCTGATCAGTCCATAGCCGTGGGGGTCCCGCGCGGGATCGGCCGAGAACCGCGAGCTGAGCGCGACGTACGCGCACATCGACCACAACGCGCCTGCGGCGGCGCCGACGACGCCGGCGACGATGCGCACAGCGGCATCCCGCCACGAGTGGTCTTGTGTAGGAGGCGAATCCGGATTGGAACGGAGCAGGCGATGCGGCGAGTGCGGCTCATCCACCCCTTCAGCATGCCATGTGAATCACCCGCTGGTTGGTCGCGAAAGCTACCTCGTAGCTGCCCGCGACATTTTTGCACCGACCTCAACCGGCCGATCGACGGTTTTTGAAGCTGTCAGGGCTGGATCGTGTTGGGAGCTTTACTCTCTAGGCGGCTCAGTGCCTGCATGGCCTCGCGCTCTATGCGTGAAAGATCGCAGAGGGTGGTGCCTGCCTGTACGAGGTACTGCGCATGGCCTGATTCACCGGCTTGTGTGATCAGTGCTGCGACTTCCGTCCAGAGGGTGGCTGCCTCGGTGTACAGCCCGTGGCCGGTGCGCAGGTGGCTGCTGTCGAGCGTTTGGGTGCATTCGGCGAGGAAGTCGCGGTAGAAGTTGCGGAACAGGGCGCCGCCGGTGCCGGCCTTCTCCATCAAGAGGGCGGCCTGCGCTAGGTCCCGCTGCGGGTTGTCGGTCCGCTGGAGCCATGTGCGCACCAGCTTGCCGGCCTTCTCGATGCCTCGGTGGCCGAGGTTGGCGATGGGCGGGTTGAGGAAGGCGTCGGCGCAGGCGGTGATGGCGGGAATGATCTGGCCCTGTGGGGAGGGCAGGTTCCTCGGAGCGGTGAGGGTGAAGGATCGGCGCTCGGCGGTCATCGGGCCGCGCGCGGCCCTGGCCTGGGCGAGGCTGGTCAGGGTGGTGGATACCGTGCCGCCTTGCTGGGCGGTGTCCACCAGGTAGGCGTCGTGGTCGTCGTAGCCGTACATAGCAACGACATGACCGCCGAAGTGCACCTTCGACCGGAAGTAGTCCAGGTAGTAGCTGTCGAGCTGCAGTCCGACGGGGTGGCCGGCGTCGATGGGGGCCACCACGTTCTCCCATGCCCTGCGCGCGGAGGTGGTCTCCCGGACCAGCAGCTCCAGCCCGAGTCTGGTGGCCAGGTTTCTGGTGAGGTCGAAAGGCTTGACCCGTCCCCCGAGGAAGGGGAAGCCCATGTTCTTACTGTCCCAGTAGACGAAGGACAGACCGGAGCCGAGGCCGAAGAGCATAGGCTCGGACAGATCGAGTCCCTGGTGGCGCAGTAGCACTCCCAGAGCTGTCGTCTCGCAGTGCTGTGTACCGCGGGCATCAATGTCTATCACCGTGGTCATGCCATGCCTTCCTGGGCGCAGATCATCAGCCGGTCATCAGCTCTTCCCGCGGTGCCTCTGCCTGCCCGCCGAGATAGGACTCACGTACGGGCGCTTGCGTGCGCAGCCCGCGCTCGTGGAGGGCGACGAAGAGAGCGCTCCCATCATGTTGGACTCTCCCATGGTGGGAGAGTCCAACGCTGTACGGAGGCGGCGCGCTGATCAGCTACGGGTTCGGCGGCGCGGTCGTTCGACGGGTGTTGACGGCGGCGCCGCCGACGGAGGCGGCGAGCGGCCCTCGATATGAAGGATCAGAGCAATCGGCATTCCGTAGTCGGTCTGGGTACTCCCGGCGTACCATTCTTCGTTGCAGTGTGCACGTTCTCTCCTGAGCAACCACGCAGTTTCTGCTCGTTACCGCTCGGACGGCTCGTCCGGGATGGTTACCGATTCAGACCGCACGGAACCAGGACAAGGAGATCGTCATGAAAGCCACACGCCTCGTTCGTATGGGTCTTCCCCCGTTTCTCGCCGCCGCGGCGGCGCTGCTGTTCTGTCCGCCGACCGCGTCCGCGCAAGATATGTGGGCATACAACTGCTCGTCCCATTCACCGCTGTGGGAAGGCAGGGTGACCGCTGTGGAGTGCACTGCGTCGGACGGTGCACCGGTGAGCGGCGAGATCACGCAACCGTTTGTGGTGAACGGTGGCGAGCCTGTGAGCTGTTCGTCGGGATGGGTCCACCTCCCGGACGTGATGGGCAAGGAATGCGGATCGGAGCCGATTCAATAGCTGATCGACTGCGTTGGCGAGTGGGCCTTGTCGAAGTCGGCAAGGTCTACTCGCTCCCGCGGCCATGCTCGCAGCCCCGGGCGCCGGCCCACAGCCGTTCGCGCCACTCGTCCGGCACCGACAGCCCGAATTCCACAGCGTGGATGCCCATCTGCAATCGGACCAGCTGGACATTCAGCACGGTTAGCGCGGCGTGCGATGAAGATGCGAAGGACGCGCCATCGCAATCCGGCGGAGGTGGATCTCGACACGGCGCAGTCACCCGCCGGCGACCGAGGGAATGATCATGACCTCGGCGCCCGCGCCGATGGGTGTGTCCAGGCCATCCAGGGTGCGGCATTCGTTGCCGTTGACGTAGAAGTTCACGTAGCGACGCAGTTTTCCGCTCTCGTCGCGAAGCCGGCGTTCCAACGCGGGAGACCGCTCGCCGAGGGCGTCCAACACGTTTCGGAGGGTCGCCCCGTCGACGTCGAGTTCCTTCTCACCGCTGACGTACGTACGCAGCATGGACGGCAAATGCACGCGTGCCATGACGTTATCCGATCACTGCCGCGCGCACACACAACACGTCCGGCAGCTTGTCGACCACGAGCTGCCAGTGTTCGCCTTCGTCGGCGCTGCAATACACCTCGCCGTTGCGGGTGCCGAAGTAGATGCCCGTCGGGTCGGCGTCGTCCGCGCACATGGAATCGCGCATGACCGCCGCCCAGAACGGCACCTGCGGGAGCCCGTCGGTCTTCGCGGACCACGTCTCGCCGCCGTCCTCGCTGCGGTACACGGCGCAGGTGGCGTCCGGCGGAAATCGGAATCGCTCCATGTCCGCGACCAGCGGGAACGTGTATATCACGCCGGAACGCCGAGGGTGCGCGACGATGGGAAAGCCGAAGTTGGACGCCGGCAACCCGCCGTCGATCGACTGCCAGCTCGCACCGTCGTCGGTGCTGCGGAACACGCCACCGTGGTTCTGCAGATACATGGTGCTCGGCGTCTCGGCGTCCAACGCGACCTTGTGTACGCACTGCCCCCACTCCGGCAACTCGCCTGGCATGAAATCGGCTGTGACGCCCTTGTTCGTCGGCTTCCACGACGCCCCGCCATCGGATGTCTGATACACGCCGCCGGTGGACATGGCGACCGCGATCCGCTGTGTGTCTGTCGGATGCGGGAGGACCGTGTGCAACGCCAACCCACCGCCGCCCGGCGTCCACTCCGGACGGTGCGGGTGTTCCCACAGGGCTCTGACCAGCTCGAACGTCCTCCCGCCATCGGTGGAGCGGAACAACGCCGACGGTTCGACGCCCGCGTAGACCACGTCCGGCTCCGCGCCTGTCGCGGGCGCGATCTGCCACACGCCCTGCAACGCCGCCTCGGTGTCCGGAGGGAACGCCAACGGTGCATCGTCCGGCTCACTCCACGTCTCGCCAAGATCGTCGCTGACCACCATCGTCGGCCCGAAATGGCTGTCCAGCACTCCCGCGAGCACGCGAGGCACCTCCCGCCGAGTGTCGATCGCCAGCGCCTTCACGTCGGCTACTGCGAACCGCGGTGCACTCACGCTCCAGCTCGACCGACCGTCCTCGCTTCGCGCCAAGAACAACCCCTTGCGCGTCCCGATTCCGAGCAATACGTCCACTGGCCGACCTCCATGCCGTTACCGCCACGCCGACGCGCGCGAGCCTACTCCGCAGGCACGACAGAACTCGCCAGAACGTGAGACGCGACGCGTGCTGCCCACCGGTCATGTCGGCCTGACATTTCCGCGACCGGCCCTTTCTCGACTGTGGCCGCTGATAGATACGGAAGGTTCGCTGAAACGCAGCGAGTCGTCGAGCAACCGGAAGCCTCCGTGGTCCGGCCGCAGCCGCGTAGCACCGGCTGACCTTCAGAGAACCGGAATGGTGACTTCGATCGGCCCGAGGCGCGGTGGCACTACCGTCGGCGGGGTTTGTGCGGCAGCACCAACTCGATGGTCGGCTGCACCCGGCCGGGGATGTAGCCGTGCATCGCCGCAACCTCGTCACACCCATCCCCGCCGCCGATCGCCGAACCAGAACAGGATCCGGTGGCTGGTCAGCGAGTGGGTATTCGGATAGAACGATGGTGTGGATCGGGAGACGACGGCTGGCCGGTATCGACGTTTCGCCGAATTCGAGGCTCGGGGTAGTTCGTCGTGCTATGAGTTGTGGACGTTGGGGATCGCGTCGGATCGGCGGCTGCTGTCGTTGATCGATCGGCTTCCGGTGGAGAAGAGGCAGCCGAATCTTGTGCTCGCGGCGGCGCGCTATCTGGGGGTCGCCGAGGCTTCGTTTCCCGAGTTCAGGGACTGGGTGTTTCAGCACTGGGATGCTGTCGCGCAGGTAGTGATGACGCGAAGGACGCAAACCAACGAGGTCGGCAGGGCCGCGGTGCTTGTTCCGGCGTTAGCGCAGCTTGCTGGTTCTTTGGCATTGATCGAGGTGGGTGCGTCTGCGGGGCTGTGCCTGTATCCGGATCTGTTCAGCTATCACTACGACGATCGGGATGTGCTGCATCCTGCCGGTGGCGCTTCCGGTGTGAGGTTGTGGTGTGCGACCTCGGGGAAGCCGCCTATTCCGGATCGGTTGCCCGAGGTTGTGTGGCGGGCGGGTGTCGATTCGAATCCGCTGGACGCGAACGATGCCGACGAGATGCGGTGGCTCGAGTGCCTGACCTGGCCTGGACAGCCCGAACGGTTGCGGCGGCTGCGCGAAGCGGTGGCGATTTCTCGGTCCAGGCCGGTGGATGTGGTGTCCGGCGACCTGAACGAGACCGTGGCCGAGTTGGTTGACGCTGCGCCGCAGGGGGCGACGGTGGTGGTCTTCCATAGCGCTGTCTTGGCCTATCTGAGCACCGACGAGCGCCGCCGCTTCGAGCGGACGATTCGGGGCCTGCCCTGCCATTGGCTGTCGAACGAAGGCTGCGGGGTCGTTGAATCGGTGGCTGCTCAGCTTCCTACGCCGGCGCAGAACACTCCTGGGCGGTTCGTTGTTGCGCTGGACGGGGTTCCGTTGGCATATGCCGGTGCTCATGGTCAGACCCTTGATTGGTTTCGCCGCGCCGCGTCACCCTGACTTCCCCTCCCGCTCGGGCACGGCAAGGAACTTCGCGGCAGGTCGTGCGCGACGGAAGTCTCGCTCCAGCCACCACTGGACAGCCAGCAACGGCACGGTCCAGCTCAGCCAGGCCACTGTGCCGCCGACGGCCTGGCGGAGCAGTGCCTCGTTGCCACCGAAGGTCGTGTCGAGCTGTGGTTCCAGCGCGATGAACACCAGCACTGCCCACACCCGGTTGGTGATGATCGAGAGGGTGAGGGCGAAGCTGCGGATCATCCACCGGCGGTGGTCGGCGTAGCGGTGTTGGCGGGCCGCACGGAATCCGATGACGGTGCATCCCAGCCAGAGGACGGCGAGCATGAGGTTGCTGGCCATGGCCACGGGACCGAACGGGGTCGTCGCACCGAGTACCAGCGCGGCCACACCCGCGGGGACGACACCAACGAAAACGTAAGCGCGGCCGACCATCCGGTGCGCCGCCGGATACTTGCGGCGCAATCGTGGCCACACCTGCAGACAACAGGTGAGCATGGCGATGGACCCGAATATCACGTGCGCCACCAGCACCGGATAGTGCAGCGCGACAGTGGGTTGCTGAACCCTCGACAGAGCCGGATCGAACGTCAGATATCTGGGGAGCGAGAACGCAACGAACAGCACGGCGACGACCGCCAGCGGCAGTATCCAGGGTCTGCGCCACCAGCGCGGGCGGGGATCGAGAACGGAGTGGCGTCGAGTCGGCGCAGGAATGGTGTCTTCGGTGGTCACGGACCGACGGTAGAAACCGTGGGCGCGGGCGGACATCACCCTCGAGTGCTGTTCTGGATCGGCGGTGCAATACCGAGGTTGTGTCTCAGTGCTGTGGACGCGCTGTGGAGGTCGGCAGCTGACTGAAAGGGTAGTCCGTCCAACGGTTGCGGTTGGTCCAGCCGATGAAGTCGAACCGCCAATGAAACGGCCATGTGTGGGCGACGGTATCGACCAGCACGGCGCCGAGTGTCGCGTAATCGTCGCGGGTGGACAGCACGGCGCGCTGGCCCCGTGGCGAGGTGTTGAAGAAGGAGTCGAACGCGGCGATTGATTGTTCGGTGGTGAGTCTGCCCAGTCCCCATAGGCCGCGGGTGCGCATCCAATGCACCAGCCTTGTTCGCCATGGCCATAGCGCAGCGATAGGGTCGCTTCCTTCTTGAAGGGCTGCGACTGCGGTGTCGGCCATGGCGAGTGAATCGGCCACGCTGTATCCGGTTGCGGGATTCATCATGCCACCGCGGGAGCCGAACGGGATTACCTGCCCGGCACCGTGTTTGGGCGGCGGTTGATCCAGCGGGTAGTGGGCGGCTTCGCTTCTTTCCGTCCCGGTTAGTCGGATGCCATGAGCGACAAGCCGGTTCAGCGTTCGCCTGCGTAGCTCGCGCTGTGGCATGCCACCGGCCAAGCCGAGGCTCGTTTCCTCGAAGACGACCGTTCCGTCGCCGAGTGGCATCGCGTAGAGAAATGAGGGCGGCTCCTTCGGGCCGGCGCCGTTGTCGGGACGCCAGTCCATCAGCAATCCGTCACCGTCGTCGATCATCGGTGCTGCGAGGTCGGCGTCGACGAAGATGCCGTGGGCGCTTGCTGTGCGGCGCCGACCGGGGGACGTCAGCCCACGGGCGTCGAAAACTGTTGTCGCGGTGATTGTTGTTCGATCGGCGAGTTCCACCCGATGCGGCTCGATATGGGTGGCGCGGCCCGCCACGACGAGGACATTGTCGAGCGGCAGCGCTGCGTGCAGTTCGGGTTTGGATAGTACGCAGTACTGCCGGTTGACGCGGTGGTGCGTCGTGGTCCAGATGGTGGGTCTCGGGATGCGGGTGGCAATCACTGTGGCGGGCAGCCATGGCGGCAGCTCGTCGGCCCAGCAGGCGTACGTGGGTGACCACAACCGATCCGGGCGCGGATCCACCGCGGCGACCGTCATCCCGGCCCGCATCGCGCGGTGCGCCAACGCACGACCGGTGGGCCCGAGCCCGACTACGCACATATCAACCTCTCGCATTCAGCGAACCTCTGTGGGAGTCAACTTTTCGACCTATTCGACGCGTTCGACGAAATAGCGCACGAATCGCCGCAGCGCGTCAGTGGCAAAACCACAAGGCAGAGCGGACAGTTCAGCGTCGGCCACATCGGCGTAGGCGCGTAGCACCTCCTTGGCCGAGGCCATGCCGCGCGAACGCGACAACAGCTCCAGTGCTTCCTCCACCTCCGCACCGCTCTCTACCGGCCGGATCAGCAGCTCTCGTAGCTCGGCGCCCGTCGCGCCCTCTTCTCGCAGCGCGTACACCATCGGCAGGGTGTGCATGAGCTTGCGCAGATCGGTTCCGTATCGGCCGGACACCGATGAAGTGCTTACGATGTCCTCGGAGATCTGCACAGCGGTTCCCGCGGCGGCGCCGAACCTGGCCAGCAGTTCGACGTGGTCGTGGCTTGCACCAGAGAACATGCCGCCGAGGCGGCAGCACGCACCGATCGATGATCCGGTCTTCTCCGCCACCACCTGCAGATAGTGCTCGACCGTGTTCGGGGACTGGGCACTGCGTTTCTCGCGCACCTGGCCGGTGACCACCGCGGCAAATGTCTCTGCGACGATCCGCGTCGCTTTCGGACCGAGTGTGGCTGCCAGGCGTGAGGCGTGTGCGGACAGGTAGTCGCCGGTCAAGATGGCGATGTCGTTACCCCGATGGAGGGTTGTGCTGGAGGCGGCGCGATGCTCTGGGGCCTGGTCTCGTACGTCACCGTGATACAGCGTGGCGAGATGAACGAGCTCGGCGACTGCGGCCGCACTGAGGACTGCTGGATCGGCTGACCATGGACCGAACTGTCCGGCGAGGAGGGTGAACAGTGGTCGAAAGCGCACGCCTCCGGTCTCTGTCCGGTGCGGCGCGGGATGTTGCAGGAGGGTATCCAGATCTTCCGTTACTCTGCCCAGGAGTTTCTCGACATCTGCCAAGGCGGTGCACACTGTTGCTGCTAGCTCGGTATCACCGAGATCGATACCAGCGATGGTGTGTTGCGTGCCTGCGGTATTATTGACCATTTGCTCACTTACTGTGTCAGCGAAGAAGTTTCGCGTAGTCCCAATCTGCCGATTGGAGTTACTGCGACGGCTGTCGGTCACGATGGTGCACTCGTCGGCGGGCAGGTCTTCGATCTCGTGGTAAGGCGAAACCTGCGGCGTCGGGATCAACACCCGGCCTCGGCGGGTGCTATGTCATCCCCGGTGACGAGTTATGTGGTCACACTGCGCTTCTGCGGCGATTGGATTCGCTGATTCAGGCGCGACAGCAGGTAGGCCATGGCGGCGATCATCACGATGCCGATGGCGATCGCGAGGCCGGCCGATCCCCAGTCGTAGTCGTTGGCGGCGGGCGCGGTGACAACCGCGAACAGTGTCCGGCCGATCAATGCGCCACCGGCGAGCCATATCCAGTGCTGGTCGGACCATCCAGCCGTGGCAGACCAGCGATAGACCAGCCATCCCGCGGTGGCCGCGATCGCCGCGGCCACGATCATCGGGATCGCGACCCATCCGCCGCTGCCGACCGCGGGCCCGTCCGGCAGATGGTCCGGGGGCAGGCCCAGCGGCATCAGCAGGCCGAGAAAGCAAGCGGCCGCGACACCGGCGACCACGGCG carries:
- a CDS encoding polyprenyl synthetase family protein, whose translation is MVNNTAGTQHTIAGIDLGDTELAATVCTALADVEKLLGRVTEDLDTLLQHPAPHRTETGGVRFRPLFTLLAGQFGPWSADPAVLSAAAVAELVHLATLYHGDVRDQAPEHRAASSTTLHRGNDIAILTGDYLSAHASRLAATLGPKATRIVAETFAAVVTGQVREKRSAQSPNTVEHYLQVVAEKTGSSIGACCRLGGMFSGASHDHVELLARFGAAAGTAVQISEDIVSTSSVSGRYGTDLRKLMHTLPMVYALREEGATGAELRELLIRPVESGAEVEEALELLSRSRGMASAKEVLRAYADVADAELSALPCGFATDALRRFVRYFVERVE